The window TAGGATAGACGGTCTTGTTTAAAAACTGGTTACGGGCATCCGACAAGTCAGAGGTTAGCAGCAAAGAGTCTAATTGCTGACGCATGCTGCGGCCGACTAATTTTTCGCCGGTCTCATTTACCGTCATATATACCATCGCTTCATTCACGGTATTGCCCGCTGGAAAATTTGCGATTTCAGTAACGGTGACTTGTTTTTTTACGTAAGCGGAATAGGGAAGGCGGACGGATTGATCGCCGTCAAAACCTTGTGTGGCTTGATCAATTTTAAAGATTCCATAACCGGCTGCTTGTTTATCTGCAGGCAGTTCACGAAATGTGAAAGTGTGCCCGACCCATTGTTCGATTGTAAGATTGACCGGAGCGGTTTTAGCGGTGTCTTCTGCCGAAACCGTAGCGCCGGTGCCTAATCCGATGAGTAGACTTAAAACAAATAAAATGCGTATGCTGAATTGTTGCATCTGTAACCCTCCTGTATTTCGTTTTATTGTGATGATCATGTAGTGATGTTTGCTGCATTTATGGAAGGGAATGATTTGATTCCGGTGAGGGATTCAATCAAAAAGGCTTGTCTGTATCTGCCTGTCATCATAACACAGGGAAAAAATGGAAGCAAGGTAATTCTTTTCCTATTAAGAAGTAATGCTGCGATTTCCTCTGCTTTTTGCACTGGAGGCGGAGGAAACATGATAGTTGATCTAATGAAAAAATGGAACGGACATTGGGACTATACTGCGGAATAGGGGGGGATGGTATACTTTATGGAAGGAAGATAGATTGTGGAAGGAGAAAGTGGTTACATTGTAAAATGCCTTTGCAGTTTAGAGTAAGAGAACCGGACTTAGGAGGAGCGAAATGGAAAATTCGAACCACCACCAAACGCCTAATAGCGTCTGGAACTCTTTTAAACAACAGCTTAAAAATTTAAAGGGCGAAGTGTATATTCTATATTTGGCGCTGCGCGATCCACGGACGCCATTGTTGGCGAAGTTGGTTACTGCGGTGGTAGTGGGGTATGCTTTAAGCCCGATAGACTTAATACCGGATTTTATCCCGGTCATCGGCTATTTGGATGACTTCATCGTGATACCGCTTGGCGTTTGGTTAGCGTTAAAGTTGATACCGCAAGCGATTATCACAGACTGCAGAGAATACGCCCGGAATCATTCCCCGGGAAATAAACCGAAGAACTGGCTGGTCGGAGGAATTTTTATTCTGATTTGGTTGGCTGCCATCCTTTATATTGTCCGGTTGTTTTATTAAGAAATTAGTTGCGAGCAAAAATTCATTGGCTTACTTATCCCAAGACAAAAAAGCTTCGCCAAGTTAAAAATCTTTTTTAATCGCACGCTGAGGCGATGAAATGGTATGATGAATGGCAAGAAAGAAATACGAGAGGTGTTAGCGTGAAAGAAAAAAGTTTTTGTTTCTCGAAGTGGCGCTTGGTGCTAAGCGCTGTCGTGGCGGCCTTTTACATTTGGACGGCGGTGCCGACCGCACAGGCGTTCAACCTTACGGTGGTTAATAATTATGATGCGAAAAAATCGTTTGCGATCTTGTATCGCGACGATAATGTCGGCAAGTGGCTTTGCAAAGGCTGGTATAATGTTCCGGCGCATACGGAAAAGGAGTATGTGTTTCCGGACTCGACGAAGCTCAAATACGCCTATCTCTATAGCTCCGTTGACAACGGCGAGGGGCAAAGCGACGCGATCAAACGTACGGTGATCAAAGAAGGTTTTTCTTATTATGACGGCGAAAAATGCCCGGCGGGAACGGATGCGCGGACGGTTCTGTTCGGTAAATTCAACATGTGCGTGAACGGCGCAAAGCTGATCTGGGGTGAGGAAGCGCAAGGCGGCGGTTCGGACGCTGCGGCGAGTGATGCATCTGTTGCGCAGCAGGAGTCGCAGGCGGTGGAGCTGTTGAATCAGGATCGGAAGAAGAAAGGCTTGGCCGCGCTGAAAGTGGATGCTAGGTTAAGTCAGGTTGCACGAGCGCATGCGGTCGATATGGTGGAGAACGGATATTTTGACCATACGAATCTCAACGGTCAGTCGCCGTTTGATCGTCTCGATGCGAAGAAAATCCGTTACAGCTATGCGGGCGAGAACATTGCCAGCAATGCCAGCGTTCCCGCTTTGGAAAAGGCGTGGATGAACAGCCCGAAACATCGCGACAATATCCTGCATGCGAAGTATACGCATGTCGGCATTGGCATATGCACTGCACCGGACGGCTCGCTTTACGGCGTGCAGGTGTTTGCAACTTTATAACGGGGCCGATAAGAAAAGACATCCGCTGCAAACGTCAACTTGCGGCGGATGTCTTTTTTTATTCGTTCAATTTGCCGTCGGCGCAATCCTGGTAAATGACAGTTGCTTTTTGCAGCGAGGAAGAGAAGACGAGTGCGTTGTCGGACATTTGTTTTACTTCCTGCGGCGTCATCTTGCGTTTGGCCAGAATGTCAGCCGAATTTTTGCTCGCATCGGCCATCAAGGTCGCGCTGTCGGCATAGAGCTTTTTCATCAAATCGAATTTTTTCTTGTTGGCATCGCTGAGCCAGTCGGGCGTCGCCACTTTTTTGACGGCCTCGGCGCTTTCGGCATATTGCGTGCTTACTTTAAGAAAGGCCTGATTGGCGACGGCGTTGCTCATTTTGTTGTCCATCACGCCGTCCATCGCCTCGCCCCATTTGTCGGTCGTGTCGGACATCTTTGTGATCGGCGCTTCGAGAGCGAGCAGGGCTTTGCCCATTTCCGCCTTTTTGTCCACTGAGCCGCAACCGGCGAGCAAGAAGCAGAATAAAAAAAACGAGGCCATGAGGGTATAAGTCAGTTTTTTTGCTTGCAACAAGTCTATGCACCATCCTTTATCTTATTTGACTATAGTCTATCAAAAAAGGTGCGGCGATATTTTAAACAAAGTTTAAACTTTAGCGAGAAGAGCATGCTTTGAAATGAAAGGACAATGCGGAAAATTCGGCAGGGGAATCGATTTTAAAAAGAAAAGTCGGTTATAAGATATGGAAACAAGTGACTTCGCCTTTGTGCTGAGAGGAAAAAAGAAAGGCGTGGCGGTGAACTGGATCGAGTTCTCTTATTGTGTTTGCTGTGTTTGAAAAAACCGCAATAATTTGCAAGACGTTGCCCTATGGAAGGCGTATGCTAAATAGAAAAAGCAGCGAAGGGGCAATGACAAAATGAATAAAGACTTAGTAAAGGCAATAGAAACGGAAGCGGTGTTTGATCAGGTTGAAATGGAAAAGACAGCCGGTTTGAAGTGGCATGAACACCCAAGCTTTGTAGGCGTCGCACTGAAACATCTGGTTACCGGTAAAAAAACGGAAGGGAAATTCAGCAGTCACTTGGTTAGGGTGAAAAAAGGCTGTGAAATCGGCTGGCATAATCATGCGGCAGAATGGGAATTGCATGAAGTGATCAAAGGGGAAGGGCAGTGTCGGATGGAAAAACGCAATATCATTTACAAGCCGGGCGTAAGCGCGGTTATTCCGGCAAAGCTTGTGCATTGCGTACAGGCTGGGGAGGAAGATTTGTATCTGTTGGCGAAATTTGTTCCAGCGTTGTTATAAAGACTAAAGGACGACGGAGATTGTGCGGGCGGTGATGGTAATGAAGCAAACGCCGGGAGAATTGCGCTTTTTTGACTTGAGGCAGTCCCTTGGAGTTGAACTGGTATGGGGCAAGCAAATGCAACATACTTTTTCGCGGCATACGCATAGCAGCTTTTGTATTGGGATTGTCGAACATGGGCGGCGCATCTTGCATTGCCGCGGTCAGTGCTATGAAATTTTGCCAGGACAGGTCTTTATCATACCGCCCGCCGAACCGCATGTTTGCGGAGAAAATAAAGAGGGACACAGTTATCGGTTGTTGCTGTTAGGTCCTGAAATGCTGCAGCAGATGGGGTTTGAAGAAAAATATGAATGCACTTCATTGTTGCTGGATGACCGGAAAATTTTTAGTGAGTTACGCAAACTGCATATATTACTAGCGACGGAAGGAGATGAATTTTCTAAACAAAGTGAACTTTTTTCTTTGAGCGGCGAGGTAATGGAGCGTCTTGGGATCTCCAGTTCTAAGTGCAGCGGCATGAAAAATTACGGAGTCAGTCGGGTAAAAGTCTTTATTGAGACGCATTATGCAGAACCTTTGTTTTTGGAAGAGTTAGCAACACTTGCTTATACGAGTCCGTATCATTTGATACGGATTTTTAGCCAAGAGGTTGGCATACCGCCGCATCTCTACCAACAGCAGGTGCGCATGCGTCGTGCGAAGGAGATGCTGGCATCCGGAATGACAGGGAGCGAGGTTGCGTTGGCGACTGGTTTTTCCGATCAAAGTCACTTTGGAAATGTATTTAAAAAAATGGTTGGCATCACGCCAGGGAAATATGGTAAAGCCCTGAGTAAGAAGCCAACAAAATGAGTTTTAAAACATCTTTTAAATAGCAACGAGAGCTTGTTGCCTAAAAGCCCTATACAAGACAATGTTTTGTGCGGGCTTTTTTCTTTTTCCTTCTGCCAAAGCAGAGCCATTTCTGCTATGATGTAGTTTGTAGAATATAGGATAAGAATGAGGGAAGAGCATGGAAAAAGAGCAGACATTGGACGGTAATGAGACGAAACATCAGAGGCGTCCTCGCTATAAAGGCACGCACCCGAAGAATTTCAAGGAAAAATACAAAGAACTGCAACCGGAACAATATGCGGATGATGTGGCAAAGATCATACAAAAGGGCAACACGCCCGCCGGGATGCATATTTCGATCTGCGTCAACGAGATCCTGGAAATCCTGCAAATCAAGCCGGGTCAGACCGGACTCGATGCGACGCTCGGCTATGGCGGACATACGCTGGAAATGGCCAAACGACTGGCAGGGCAAGGTTGGCTTTATGCAACGGATGTCGATCCAATCGAATTGCCGCGCACCAAAGAACGTTTGGAACGTTTGGGCTATGGCGAGGAAAAGGTTGCGATCCGGCAAATGAATTTTTCGCAAATCGACCAAATCGTTCCCGAAGCGGGACTTTTTGATTTTGTCCTGGCCGATCTTGGCGTTTCCTCGATGCAGATCGACAATCCGGAGCGGGGCTTTTCTTTTAAGACGGAAGGCCCGCTCGATTTGAGACTGAATCCGGAGAGTGGTTTCTCAGCGGCCAACCGGTTACAAAAAATGACGGTGGCTGAATTGCAATACATGCTGATCGAAAATGCGGACGAACCGCATGCCGAGGCGATTGCCCGCGCGATCGTTTCCAATATAAAAAAAGGCATTAAGATCGCGACGACCGCGCAGCTGCGCGACATCATCAAAGAAGCGTTAAAGGTCGTGCCGAAGATCAGCGAGGATGAAATAAAAAAATCCTGTCAGCGTTCGTTTCAGGCGTTGCGTATCGATATCAACAATGAGTTCGAAGTGCTGGATGAATTCTTGGCGAAGCTGCCGGACGTTCTTGCCAAAGATGGACGCGTTGCGATTCTTACCTTTCATTCGGGCGAAGACCGTCGCGTTAAAAAATCGTTCAAGCAATTCTTGCGCGAAGGCGTTTATAGCGAAATCGCACCCGATCCGATCCGTGCGTCGGCGCAAGAGTGCCACATCAACAGTCGCGCGCGTTCGGCAAAATTGCGCTGGGCCATTAAGGCGTAGTGCGTTAAGAAATAAAAGACAGCGAATACTTTAAAAGCACCCTGGAAGGTAGAGACGATTTTCGGTCACTACTTTCCAGGGTGCTTTTTATAATTTCATGGCGCGTAATAGTCCTGCAGATAACGGATGAAGGCGTTGACCGCCGGAAGTTCTGCAGACCAGTTGCGATAGAGCAGCCAGGTAGGGCGCAGTACCGGAGTCTGATCACGCCAATACAGGTTCTGCGTATGAAGATTGTGCGGCTCTTTTAGCCCTGCTTCCGGCAAGATGGCCCAACCGAGGTTGTGAAGGACCATCTGGCGGCAGGTGTCCATGCTGTCGACCTCCATGCTGATTCGCGGCGGGCAGGCAAAGGTCTCGTGCCACCAATCATGCAGCATATTGCGCAGTGAAGGGTCTGTGCCGTAGTGGATGCGGGGGCGCTGGGGCAGGTCGTCAAATGCGATGGGCGAAAACGAAGCCAGGCAAAGATGCTCGCTCTTGAGCATATGTTTTTTCTCCGGCCAGAAGTGGTCGCCGCGGATCACTGCGACCGAGATTTCTTCTTTTTGCAGCATTTTGGTGACTTTGGAACTGAGCCCGGTCTTGACGGAGATCTCAACCGCCGGATAAAGCGCGGTGAATCCCTGCAGGATCGCAGGCAGTTCGCAATGCGCGAAGACCGCCGACGTGCCGAGCTGGAGCGTGCCGTATACTGCGCCGCCCATGTTTTGAATGCGCTCTTTCACGAAAGTCTGGCGGCGTAAAGAGTCCAACGCATAGGCCAGCAAGTGGTCGCCTTCCGGCGTGAAGACGACGCCGTTTGAAGTGCGCAGCACAATGCTGGCTCCGACTTCCCGTTCCATGTTCTTCAAACGGTTGCTCAGGGCCGGCTGCGAAAGGTACAAACGATCGGCCGCTTTCGAAATGGTTTTCTCTTCTGAAATGGTCTTTAAAATGATCCAGTCTTTGTCGTCCACGTGCAAACACATCCTTGTATAAGAAAAAGTTATAGGATGAGATAAGATACCGATATTATGTTTATGGCTAATAGTATAGTACAATGTGAGCGGAAAGAAAAGTTCAGAATATTGTAAATGAAAATCGACGCACGAAAAGTGTGTTTATTTATTTTGAGGAAAAGAGCGTGATAGGAATGGTTGAACTGCAAAAGCAGGGGATGTATCTCTTAAAAGGGCAGGTTTTGCTGGAAGATGCCGACCGACTCGGCGTGGAAGCCTGCAATCGAAAACTGGCGGAAGCAGGCCTGGAACCGCTGTGTGAAAGCACGATCGAGCGGGAGAAAGCACGGCGCAGCACGATGGCCTATCAGATTATGAGCAGCCATAATAGCGGCGACAATGAAAACCTAAAACTGCGCTTCGACGCATTGGCCTCGCATGACATCACCTATGTGGGCATCATCCAGACCGCTGTTGCCAGCGGCTTGAAGGAGTTTCCCGTTCCCTACGTGCTGACGAACTGTCATAACAGTCTGTGCGCGGTGGGCGGCACCATTAATGAAGACGATCATGTCTTCGGCTTCGCAGCTGCGAAGAAGTTCGGCGGGATCTTCGTGCCGCCGCACCAGGCTGTCATCCATCAATATATGCGCGAAATGATGACCGGCTGCGGCAAGATGATTCTCGGTTCCGACAGTCATACACGCTACGGCGCATTGGGCACGCTGGCGATCGGTGAAGGCGGCGGCGAGATCGCCAAGCAACTGCTGCAGCGCAGCTATGATATTTCCTATCCGGATGTGGTTGGCGTGTATCTGAGCGGCAAGCCGAAAAACGGCGTAGGCCCGCAGGATGTGGCGCTGTCGATCATCAAGGCCGTGTTCAAGAACGGCTTTGTAAAAAATAAAGTGATGGAATTCGTCGGACCGGGCATCGACAATCTGACGGTCGATTTTCGCAACGGCATCGATGTGATGACGACGGAGACGACCTGTCTCACGTCGATCTGGCGCACGGATGGGCAGGTAGCCGAACACTACCGCATTCATGGCCGGTCGGATGCTTATCAGGCGTTGAATTCGGGCGAAGTCAGTTATTATGACGGAATCGTCAAGGTCGATCTGAGCCGCATTGAGCCGATG of the Azotosporobacter soli genome contains:
- the rsmH gene encoding 16S rRNA (cytosine(1402)-N(4))-methyltransferase RsmH, with product MEKEQTLDGNETKHQRRPRYKGTHPKNFKEKYKELQPEQYADDVAKIIQKGNTPAGMHISICVNEILEILQIKPGQTGLDATLGYGGHTLEMAKRLAGQGWLYATDVDPIELPRTKERLERLGYGEEKVAIRQMNFSQIDQIVPEAGLFDFVLADLGVSSMQIDNPERGFSFKTEGPLDLRLNPESGFSAANRLQKMTVAELQYMLIENADEPHAEAIARAIVSNIKKGIKIATTAQLRDIIKEALKVVPKISEDEIKKSCQRSFQALRIDINNEFEVLDEFLAKLPDVLAKDGRVAILTFHSGEDRRVKKSFKQFLREGVYSEIAPDPIRASAQECHINSRARSAKLRWAIKA
- a CDS encoding LysR family transcriptional regulator, whose product is MDDKDWIILKTISEEKTISKAADRLYLSQPALSNRLKNMEREVGASIVLRTSNGVVFTPEGDHLLAYALDSLRRQTFVKERIQNMGGAVYGTLQLGTSAVFAHCELPAILQGFTALYPAVEISVKTGLSSKVTKMLQKEEISVAVIRGDHFWPEKKHMLKSEHLCLASFSPIAFDDLPQRPRIHYGTDPSLRNMLHDWWHETFACPPRISMEVDSMDTCRQMVLHNLGWAILPEAGLKEPHNLHTQNLYWRDQTPVLRPTWLLYRNWSAELPAVNAFIRYLQDYYAP
- a CDS encoding AraC family transcriptional regulator, with translation MKQTPGELRFFDLRQSLGVELVWGKQMQHTFSRHTHSSFCIGIVEHGRRILHCRGQCYEILPGQVFIIPPAEPHVCGENKEGHSYRLLLLGPEMLQQMGFEEKYECTSLLLDDRKIFSELRKLHILLATEGDEFSKQSELFSLSGEVMERLGISSSKCSGMKNYGVSRVKVFIETHYAEPLFLEELATLAYTSPYHLIRIFSQEVGIPPHLYQQQVRMRRAKEMLASGMTGSEVALATGFSDQSHFGNVFKKMVGITPGKYGKALSKKPTK
- a CDS encoding cupin domain-containing protein; this translates as MNKDLVKAIETEAVFDQVEMEKTAGLKWHEHPSFVGVALKHLVTGKKTEGKFSSHLVRVKKGCEIGWHNHAAEWELHEVIKGEGQCRMEKRNIIYKPGVSAVIPAKLVHCVQAGEEDLYLLAKFVPALL
- a CDS encoding YkvA family protein, coding for MENSNHHQTPNSVWNSFKQQLKNLKGEVYILYLALRDPRTPLLAKLVTAVVVGYALSPIDLIPDFIPVIGYLDDFIVIPLGVWLALKLIPQAIITDCREYARNHSPGNKPKNWLVGGIFILIWLAAILYIVRLFY
- a CDS encoding CAP domain-containing protein, with protein sequence MKEKSFCFSKWRLVLSAVVAAFYIWTAVPTAQAFNLTVVNNYDAKKSFAILYRDDNVGKWLCKGWYNVPAHTEKEYVFPDSTKLKYAYLYSSVDNGEGQSDAIKRTVIKEGFSYYDGEKCPAGTDARTVLFGKFNMCVNGAKLIWGEEAQGGGSDAAASDASVAQQESQAVELLNQDRKKKGLAALKVDARLSQVARAHAVDMVENGYFDHTNLNGQSPFDRLDAKKIRYSYAGENIASNASVPALEKAWMNSPKHRDNILHAKYTHVGIGICTAPDGSLYGVQVFATL